One genomic segment of Chitinophaga sancti includes these proteins:
- the dgt gene encoding dGTP triphosphohydrolase has translation MNWNQLLLNETFRPRSPLKSFDGRDHFENDYSRIISSSFIRRLQDKTQVFPLHESDFIRTRLTHSLEVSSIARSLGKSVEKALVEKKELSADLSGQIPSLLAVAGLVHDLGNPPFGHFGESAIRHFFDAFFSNTTLNENWTSQEKEDFLKFDGNVQTLRILRKLQYLGDDFSYNLTLPTLASIIKYPRSSIHGNKGKSTGNIADKKFGYFTTEELDYKYINDKLGLQNERHPVVYLLEAADDIAYSAADIEDGVKLGTLDFEKIYEIFENVLKGGTGLEEKTLAELKNIYGEFKHAGPDRLNLTVNKFRIFTQGIMIQETINEFLNGYSTIMNGNYKTELISNCAAKNIRKGYQELSNLVFKHKGIIQAELAGWEVLQGLLKIFVPASLNKKFCANGNSYESRLYNMISISLRNMFENHTNIYSGTNQEYRKFQLIIDFISGMTDSYALKYYQRLKGIIL, from the coding sequence ATGAATTGGAATCAACTTCTTTTAAATGAGACCTTCAGGCCGAGAAGTCCCCTTAAATCATTTGACGGTAGAGATCATTTTGAAAATGACTATAGCCGAATTATTTCTAGCTCATTTATTCGACGCTTACAGGATAAAACCCAAGTTTTCCCTTTGCATGAAAGTGATTTTATAAGAACGCGTCTCACTCATTCCCTGGAAGTATCTTCTATAGCTAGATCTCTAGGAAAAAGTGTAGAAAAAGCACTAGTGGAGAAGAAAGAATTAAGCGCTGACTTATCAGGTCAAATTCCCTCGCTATTAGCGGTAGCTGGCTTAGTTCATGACTTAGGCAATCCACCTTTCGGACACTTTGGGGAATCTGCAATAAGACATTTTTTTGATGCTTTTTTCTCGAACACTACCTTGAATGAGAATTGGACTTCTCAAGAAAAGGAAGATTTTTTAAAATTCGATGGAAATGTTCAAACACTAAGAATTTTACGAAAGCTTCAGTACTTAGGAGATGATTTTAGCTATAACCTTACTTTGCCGACTTTAGCAAGTATCATTAAATATCCAAGGAGTTCTATCCATGGTAATAAAGGAAAAAGTACTGGTAATATTGCAGACAAAAAATTTGGCTATTTTACTACTGAAGAATTAGACTACAAATACATCAACGATAAACTTGGTTTACAGAATGAAAGACACCCCGTTGTCTACTTACTCGAAGCAGCCGATGATATTGCCTATTCAGCTGCTGATATAGAAGATGGTGTAAAACTAGGAACTTTAGATTTTGAGAAAATCTATGAAATATTTGAGAATGTATTAAAAGGAGGAACTGGCTTAGAAGAAAAGACCCTTGCTGAATTAAAAAATATTTATGGCGAATTTAAGCATGCAGGTCCCGACAGGTTAAATTTAACCGTTAATAAATTTAGGATATTCACACAAGGAATAATGATTCAAGAGACTATTAATGAGTTTTTAAACGGCTATTCCACAATCATGAATGGTAACTATAAAACAGAATTAATATCAAATTGCGCAGCTAAAAACATTAGAAAAGGGTATCAAGAATTATCTAATTTAGTATTTAAACATAAAGGAATTATACAAGCGGAATTAGCTGGTTGGGAAGTGCTTCAAGGGTTATTGAAAATTTTCGTCCCAGCTTCATTGAACAAAAAATTTTGTGCTAATGGTAATAGTTATGAATCAAGACTATATAACATGATTTCTATTAGTTTAAGAAATATGTTTGAGAACCATACAAATATTTATTCAGGAACCAATCAAGAATATAGAAAATTTCAACTTATAATTGACTTCATAAGCGGAATGACAGACTCGTATGCATTAAAATACTATCAAAGATTGAAGGGCATCATATTATAA
- a CDS encoding malto-oligosyltrehalose synthase, whose translation MRSYNPPTATYRIQFHAGFTFKQLKEIIPYLHALGISTIYASPIFKAAPGSEHGYDVTNPHCINPAIGTIDELREIHVLLREHDMTWLQDIVPNHMAFHAENTRLYDVMERGPLSPYYAYFDIDWHHPDFAGKLMTPFLGKPLEDCIRDGEIKLGVSSAGFTVKYFEQVFPLSVTAYDLMSEQLADSDAMPLIKLFSSLYQRATAGTSLDDWSNQKLALMAEVRDLSMLQALMDKVNNNLGLLAKILGKQYYQLTYWGDADKAINYRRFFTVNELITLRMETPEVFNEYHTFLHRLYRENLVQGLRIDHIDGLQDPGGYIDKLQQLFGSKCYMIAEKILQERESLPREWALQGTTGYEFLSFTNHLLSNREGVLALQQFYQTLVPGEYDKLVLEKKRLILERYMGGEWDNLVRLCYSLKLADARVNRDLLKEAIGLFMICLPVYRLYLRPDSGYGFGGGSGSGAGSGAGGGFGFGGGFGSSGGSGGSSGGGFGFGGGFGSSGGSGGSSGSGFGFGGGFGSGSGAGSSGGTGGGFAGFGAGSGYGSGYGSGAISGYGSGYGSDAGQGDASLSEQVAFTFARMRTLNRSAESAILLLEQWWEQNKLPFLMRLMQFTGPLTAKGVEDTTFYVYNALLSHNEVGDSPVAAPVNFHQLMIFRQQQTPHSLNTTTTHDTKRGEDGRIRLNMLSLFVDEWKDLIGQWREINQPAPLLNDEYFIYQSIISGYSDGISVERLQQYVIKALREGKVNSSWASPDEEYERNATEFISRILQNKRFLDTLVPFIAKLDSYAYTSSLAQTLVKLTAPGIPDTYQGTELWDYSYVDPDNRRPVDYGIRFDLLKSLKDLSGPALFDYLGSHRKQGAEKLFLTYKALHCRKDFPNLFLEGDYLPLQSSGSNVLAFARVYRQEWVIVIIPLPDLQPVVASILLPTGAPERWKNIFSEEVIEVKGSIGAEVALKNFPVAMLIPENS comes from the coding sequence ATGAGATCTTATAATCCGCCAACCGCTACATATCGTATTCAGTTTCATGCAGGGTTTACATTTAAGCAATTGAAAGAAATCATACCGTATTTGCATGCACTGGGTATCTCGACTATCTATGCGTCGCCTATCTTCAAAGCGGCGCCGGGGAGTGAGCATGGATATGATGTGACGAATCCGCATTGTATCAATCCGGCTATCGGAACGATAGATGAGTTACGAGAAATTCATGTGCTTTTGCGGGAGCATGATATGACCTGGCTGCAGGATATAGTGCCGAATCACATGGCTTTTCATGCAGAGAATACGCGATTGTATGATGTAATGGAGCGGGGGCCGCTTTCTCCTTACTACGCTTATTTTGATATTGACTGGCATCATCCTGATTTTGCGGGCAAGCTGATGACACCTTTTTTGGGAAAGCCTTTAGAGGATTGTATTCGTGATGGGGAGATAAAGTTGGGGGTATCTTCGGCAGGGTTTACAGTGAAGTATTTTGAACAGGTGTTTCCGTTGTCGGTGACGGCGTATGATCTGATGAGTGAGCAGCTTGCTGACAGTGATGCAATGCCGTTGATTAAGTTGTTTTCATCATTGTATCAGCGGGCTACTGCGGGAACCTCACTTGATGACTGGAGCAATCAGAAGCTGGCATTGATGGCGGAGGTACGGGATCTTTCGATGTTGCAGGCATTGATGGATAAGGTGAATAATAACCTGGGGCTATTGGCTAAAATTTTAGGGAAACAATATTATCAGCTGACGTATTGGGGGGATGCAGATAAGGCAATCAATTACAGGCGGTTCTTTACAGTGAATGAGTTGATTACGTTGAGGATGGAGACGCCCGAAGTGTTTAATGAGTATCATACATTTCTGCATCGTTTGTATAGGGAGAATCTGGTGCAGGGGTTGAGGATTGATCATATAGATGGATTGCAGGATCCTGGGGGGTATATAGACAAATTGCAACAGTTATTTGGGAGTAAATGCTATATGATAGCGGAGAAGATATTACAGGAGCGGGAGAGTTTGCCGAGGGAATGGGCATTGCAGGGGACGACGGGGTATGAGTTTCTTTCATTTACGAATCATTTGTTGAGTAACCGGGAGGGGGTGTTGGCGCTGCAGCAATTTTATCAGACGCTGGTACCGGGAGAATATGATAAGCTGGTTTTGGAGAAAAAGAGGCTGATTTTGGAGCGATATATGGGTGGGGAATGGGATAATCTTGTTCGGTTGTGTTATTCGCTAAAATTGGCGGATGCGCGGGTTAACAGGGATTTATTGAAGGAGGCGATTGGGTTGTTTATGATTTGTTTGCCGGTGTATAGGTTGTATTTGAGGCCGGATAGTGGTTATGGGTTTGGTGGCGGTTCGGGGAGTGGTGCTGGTTCAGGCGCAGGTGGAGGGTTTGGTTTTGGTGGTGGGTTTGGGTCGAGTGGTGGATCGGGTGGTAGTTCGGGTGGTGGGTTTGGATTTGGCGGTGGGTTTGGGTCAAGTGGTGGTTCGGGAGGCAGTTCGGGTAGTGGGTTTGGATTTGGCGGTGGGTTTGGGTCAGGTAGTGGTGCAGGTTCAAGTGGTGGTACGGGTGGTGGTTTTGCTGGTTTTGGCGCTGGTTCGGGTTATGGATCAGGTTATGGCTCGGGGGCTATTTCAGGGTATGGATCAGGGTATGGCTCCGATGCAGGTCAGGGAGATGCATCCCTTTCAGAGCAGGTAGCTTTTACATTTGCGCGCATGCGTACATTGAACAGATCGGCAGAATCGGCGATATTATTATTGGAACAATGGTGGGAGCAAAATAAGTTGCCGTTTTTAATGCGGTTGATGCAGTTTACGGGGCCATTAACGGCAAAAGGTGTGGAGGATACGACTTTTTATGTGTACAATGCCTTGCTGTCGCATAACGAAGTGGGTGATAGCCCGGTTGCTGCGCCTGTCAATTTCCATCAATTAATGATTTTCCGTCAGCAGCAGACGCCGCATTCATTAAATACGACAACTACGCATGATACCAAACGAGGGGAAGATGGGCGGATCAGGTTGAATATGTTGAGTTTGTTTGTAGACGAATGGAAGGACCTGATTGGGCAATGGCGGGAAATCAATCAGCCGGCACCGCTATTGAATGACGAGTATTTTATTTATCAGAGCATTATCAGTGGGTATTCAGATGGGATTTCTGTTGAACGGCTGCAACAATATGTAATCAAAGCCCTCAGGGAGGGAAAAGTAAATTCAAGCTGGGCTTCGCCGGATGAGGAGTATGAACGGAACGCGACTGAGTTCATTTCCAGAATATTGCAAAATAAACGCTTTTTAGATACCCTGGTGCCCTTTATAGCAAAGCTGGATAGCTATGCATATACCAGTTCACTGGCACAAACACTGGTGAAGCTAACAGCCCCTGGAATTCCGGATACCTATCAGGGTACAGAGTTATGGGATTACAGCTATGTAGACCCTGATAACCGCCGGCCGGTGGATTATGGAATACGCTTTGACCTTTTAAAATCATTAAAAGACCTTTCTGGTCCGGCATTGTTTGACTATTTGGGGAGTCATCGTAAACAGGGTGCAGAGAAACTTTTTCTCACTTACAAAGCGTTGCATTGCAGGAAGGATTTTCCCAACCTCTTTTTAGAAGGTGATTATCTGCCATTGCAAAGTAGTGGGTCAAATGTGTTGGCATTTGCGAGAGTATACCGGCAGGAATGGGTGATTGTGATTATTCCCCTCCCCGATTTACAACCGGTAGTTGCTTCGATCTTATTACCTACGGGTGCACCGGAGCGTTGGAAAAATATTTTTTCGGAGGAAGTAATTGAGGTAAAAGGCAGTATAGGAGCGGAAGTAGCGTTAAAAAACTTTCCAGTAGCGATGTTAATTCCAGAAAATAGCTAA